A genomic window from Pirellulales bacterium includes:
- a CDS encoding alpha/beta hydrolase yields MSTLSTTWFTAAATALVLSCCLASGASADDDAKKDAEGPAPTSGEGCNLGTDGYADSDGVKIHYVTLGEGPLVVLIHGFPDFWYSWREQMPELAKHFQVVAIDQRGYNLSDQPEGVENYTMDKLVADVDAVVKHLGKDKAIIVGHDWGGMVAWSYAAAHQDKTDKLIILNLPHPRGLMRELANNPEQQKNSSYARNFQKPEAAKQMSPLLLTFWVKDPEAKKKYNKAFQLSSMEGMLNYYKANYPREPYSDNTGAAAEFPQITCPVLMFHGLKDKALLPGALAGTWDWIDNDLTLITIPESDHFIQQDAAEKVTKNMVRWLTAE; encoded by the coding sequence ATGTCCACACTTTCGACCACCTGGTTTACGGCCGCGGCTACGGCACTGGTGCTTTCGTGCTGCCTCGCCAGTGGGGCCAGTGCCGACGACGACGCCAAGAAGGATGCCGAGGGGCCCGCGCCGACGAGTGGCGAAGGCTGCAACCTGGGGACCGACGGGTATGCCGATTCGGACGGCGTGAAGATCCACTATGTCACGCTGGGCGAGGGGCCGCTCGTGGTGCTGATTCACGGCTTTCCCGACTTCTGGTACTCGTGGCGAGAGCAGATGCCCGAGCTGGCCAAGCACTTTCAGGTCGTGGCGATCGATCAGCGCGGCTACAACCTGAGCGACCAGCCCGAGGGGGTCGAGAACTATACGATGGACAAGCTGGTGGCCGACGTCGATGCCGTGGTGAAGCATCTGGGCAAAGACAAGGCGATCATCGTCGGGCACGACTGGGGGGGTATGGTCGCCTGGAGCTACGCGGCCGCTCACCAGGACAAGACCGACAAGCTCATCATCTTGAACCTCCCCCACCCGCGCGGCCTGATGCGCGAACTGGCGAACAACCCCGAGCAGCAGAAGAACAGCAGCTATGCCCGCAACTTCCAGAAGCCGGAGGCGGCGAAGCAGATGAGCCCGTTGTTGCTCACCTTTTGGGTGAAGGACCCCGAGGCGAAGAAGAAGTACAACAAGGCGTTCCAGCTCTCGAGCATGGAGGGGATGCTCAACTACTACAAGGCGAACTACCCGCGCGAGCCGTACAGCGACAACACGGGCGCGGCCGCCGAGTTCCCGCAGATCACCTGCCCCGTGCTGATGTTCCACGGATTGAAGGACAAAGCGCTGCTGCCCGGCGCGCTCGCCGGCACCTGGGACTGGATCGACAACGATCTCACATTGATCACCATTCCCGAGTCGGACCACTTCATTCAGCAGGATGCGGCCGAGAAGGTGACGAAGAACATGGTCCGCTGGCTGACGGCGGAGTGA
- a CDS encoding helix-turn-helix domain-containing protein — MATVSRKKSNAGYLKLIDEFPLAPIRSKSQLKSAQRLLDTLLARWLDRGENDYFEVLTQLVEDYESKQEKISPPALADLLNLLMEEHGVSASDVARRTGIAESTISQMRAGKRSCSKVNCGRLADFFHVSPLTFFEATTLNAG; from the coding sequence ATGGCAACTGTCTCGCGCAAGAAGAGCAACGCAGGCTATCTGAAGCTGATCGACGAATTTCCGCTTGCTCCGATCCGTTCCAAGTCGCAATTAAAGTCGGCGCAGCGTTTGCTCGATACGCTGCTCGCGCGCTGGCTAGATCGCGGTGAGAACGATTACTTCGAGGTGCTCACGCAACTGGTCGAGGATTACGAGAGCAAGCAGGAGAAGATCTCGCCCCCTGCGCTCGCCGACTTGCTCAACTTACTGATGGAAGAGCATGGTGTTTCGGCGAGCGATGTGGCCAGAAGAACCGGCATCGCCGAGTCCACGATCAGCCAGATGCGTGCCGGCAAGCGCTCGTGCAGCAAGGTGAATTGCGGGCGACTGGCCGACTTCTTTCATGTGTCCCCGCTGACATTTTTCGAAGCGACGACACTCAACGCAGGTTAG
- a CDS encoding helix-turn-helix transcriptional regulator, which produces MSDLANNLRRIMVRDGLTLAQVIERTGLDSRTVQGLLRVDGKRPHARTLHRLAVGLGVAADELFQNPATLANRSFDRESNPAVDEVVEQRAELFRDWAPSDFDELYSRVGTGGALTREGTLEIVATMNRNREVHEKVALLLESGEAQTLVGIVQVLYDKVSDVEGA; this is translated from the coding sequence ATGAGCGATTTAGCCAATAACTTGCGGCGGATCATGGTCCGCGACGGCCTGACCTTGGCTCAGGTGATCGAGCGCACCGGCCTCGACAGCCGCACGGTGCAAGGCCTGCTTCGCGTAGACGGCAAGCGGCCGCATGCCCGCACGCTCCACCGTCTGGCCGTGGGGCTGGGGGTGGCGGCCGATGAGCTGTTCCAGAATCCCGCCACGCTCGCCAACCGTAGTTTCGATCGCGAGTCGAACCCGGCCGTGGACGAGGTCGTCGAGCAGCGGGCCGAGTTGTTTCGCGATTGGGCTCCCTCCGATTTCGACGAGCTCTACAGTCGCGTCGGGACCGGCGGCGCGCTGACCCGCGAAGGGACGCTCGAGATCGTCGCCACGATGAATCGCAATCGTGAGGTTCACGAGAAGGTGGCCCTGCTGCTCGAGAGTGGTGAGGCCCAAACCCTCGT
- a CDS encoding 3'-5' exonuclease: MPAVRYLVFDIETVADPELVAKLRYPGEKLAPEAAVARYRAELMEKYESDFIPYTFQTPVSVAIAKVRDDFRLDDLVVLDEPEFRPHVITEHFWRGWEKYKRPTFVSFNGRTFDIPVLELAAFRYGLSIPGWFNLYAKSFEQARNRFNLESHIDLQELLTNFGSSRFNGGLNLAANLLGKPGKMDIQGHMVQDMYNEGKIAEINDYCRCDALDTYFVFLRTRVLLGQLSLDEEQGIVGETKEWLIKQSKSSAAYRAYLERWGDWVNPKEK, encoded by the coding sequence ATGCCCGCCGTTCGATATCTCGTCTTCGACATCGAAACCGTGGCCGACCCCGAACTGGTGGCCAAGCTCCGCTACCCGGGCGAAAAGCTGGCGCCCGAGGCCGCCGTGGCCCGTTACCGCGCGGAGCTGATGGAGAAGTACGAAAGCGATTTTATTCCCTACACGTTCCAGACACCGGTGAGCGTGGCGATCGCCAAGGTGCGCGACGATTTTCGCCTGGACGACCTCGTCGTGCTCGACGAGCCGGAGTTCCGTCCTCACGTCATCACCGAACACTTCTGGCGCGGCTGGGAGAAGTACAAGCGTCCCACGTTCGTCAGCTTCAATGGACGCACGTTTGATATCCCGGTGCTCGAGCTGGCAGCGTTCCGCTACGGTTTGAGCATTCCTGGTTGGTTCAACCTCTATGCCAAGAGTTTTGAGCAGGCGCGCAATCGCTTCAATCTCGAGTCGCACATCGACCTGCAGGAACTGCTGACGAACTTCGGGTCGAGCCGCTTCAACGGCGGGCTGAACCTGGCGGCCAATCTGCTCGGCAAGCCCGGCAAGATGGATATCCAGGGGCACATGGTTCAGGACATGTACAACGAAGGAAAGATCGCCGAGATCAACGACTACTGCCGTTGCGACGCGCTCGACACTTACTTCGTCTTCCTTCGCACCCGCGTGCTGCTGGGCCAACTCTCGCTCGACGAGGAGCAGGGCATCGTCGGCGAAACCAAGGAGTGGCTCATCAAGCAATCGAAATCGAGCGCGGCGTACCGCGCCTACTTAGAACGCTGGGGGGACTGGGTGAACCCGAAGGAGAAGTAA
- a CDS encoding type II toxin-antitoxin system HigB family toxin — protein sequence MRAWYLTAVHAEWSRWAELVASFPQADQVGDCVVFNLGNSHRLIGRVRYAARRLYVLRILTHAEYDKSDWPTECGCHERPPRKLAKRSRGT from the coding sequence TTGCGAGCCTGGTATTTGACGGCAGTCCATGCCGAGTGGTCGCGCTGGGCGGAGTTGGTGGCGTCTTTCCCCCAAGCCGATCAGGTAGGCGATTGCGTGGTTTTCAACCTCGGCAACTCGCATCGCTTGATTGGTCGCGTCCGATACGCAGCGAGGCGATTGTACGTTCTGCGAATTCTGACTCACGCTGAATACGACAAGAGCGATTGGCCTACCGAATGTGGCTGCCACGAGCGGCCACCCCGCAAGTTGGCCAAGCGTTCGCGAGGTACCTAA
- a CDS encoding glycosyltransferase family 2 protein: protein MPSLSIVIPVLGDVTRLETTLVSVLSHRPASCEVIVVLATSYDDPYDLADEVQFVAARPRAGWVECVNLGFEASRGRVIHVMEAGLEVEEGWANSSVRQFDDPRVAAVAPVVVDACDTKHVWAAGVEYRAGGRRMALVGDEGASAVERWHRGLRGPHRLAGFYRRSVVVDQLGGFDAGAGDHWADAEMAVRLRQAGYTATLEPASRLNGTAEIARDAERARGLLRQGFEAERAFWRNLPARGVVRSLTGHVFSVLGETLRALPNPAAVGGQLAGRLFGLTTSLTQGAYRAHLHAIKDLAADAVTLPAAEHLDRRAALRGERRAGSVASDALRHSA, encoded by the coding sequence GTGCCATCCCTTTCGATCGTGATCCCGGTGCTCGGCGACGTCACACGGCTGGAAACGACCCTGGTATCGGTGCTGAGTCACCGCCCAGCGTCGTGCGAGGTGATCGTCGTGCTGGCCACTTCCTACGACGATCCGTACGACCTGGCGGACGAGGTGCAGTTTGTGGCGGCCCGACCGCGCGCCGGTTGGGTGGAGTGCGTCAACCTGGGATTCGAAGCAAGCCGGGGTCGCGTGATTCATGTGATGGAAGCCGGCCTCGAGGTGGAAGAAGGCTGGGCCAACTCGTCGGTGCGACAATTCGACGATCCGCGCGTGGCGGCGGTCGCTCCCGTCGTCGTCGACGCGTGCGACACGAAGCACGTCTGGGCGGCAGGCGTCGAATACCGTGCCGGCGGCCGACGGATGGCGCTCGTGGGGGACGAGGGCGCCAGCGCCGTCGAGCGGTGGCATCGAGGACTGCGCGGACCGCATCGCCTGGCCGGCTTCTATCGTCGCAGCGTCGTCGTCGATCAACTGGGGGGCTTCGACGCGGGCGCCGGCGACCATTGGGCCGACGCCGAGATGGCGGTCCGTCTGCGCCAGGCCGGCTACACGGCGACACTCGAACCGGCCAGCCGCTTGAACGGCACGGCCGAGATTGCTCGCGACGCAGAGCGAGCGCGAGGCTTGCTGCGGCAAGGCTTCGAAGCCGAGCGTGCCTTCTGGCGCAACCTGCCCGCGCGAGGCGTGGTGCGTTCTCTGACCGGCCACGTCTTCAGCGTGCTGGGAGAAACGTTGCGTGCTCTACCCAACCCGGCGGCGGTTGGTGGCCAGCTCGCGGGTCGACTCTTCGGCCTGACGACGAGCCTCACGCAGGGCGCGTACCGCGCGCACCTGCACGCGATCAAAGATCTGGCGGCGGATGCCGTCACGTTGCCGGCCGCGGAGCATCTCGATCGGCGCGCCGCCCTGCGGGGCGAGCGTCGTGCCGGCTCGGTGGCATCGGATGCGCTGCGCCACAGTGCGTGA
- a CDS encoding sugar phosphate isomerase/epimerase, which translates to MGHQQTKTHRPGKHSHHQIGLVRGQFGNVPEEQWLDWIAATGFDGWEEASWELDLARCGDDAGAAAYAKERVEKAKKRGLEILSIAAHLQGQVLGDEPSAKTLQFIGGEAVEAYAAWRKAGNNPPRTDPFFVPSDVAAIAQKQATTALVNTVRLAHHVGKLQDRVVPVSGFVGSPAHCWSHWFLFPPLPSSLGGHPIPNVYEVSLELLVERFSPVFQACLQYGTTYDLECHPSERAMGDITSAGEYLAAVDKAGFAQAAGFNFDCSHMEWQGVSGIDFIREFGARIHCAHIKGVQVIDGYTRNGRLGGHRPMGDRHNGWNFVTAGTARDAAPLEKIFVELNRAGYSGGVSIEWEDNDVEQHAGAKAALANVHRADQPPSGMRHDEQLKA; encoded by the coding sequence GTGGGTCATCAGCAGACGAAAACACATCGGCCGGGCAAACACTCGCACCATCAGATCGGGCTCGTCCGCGGTCAATTCGGCAACGTCCCCGAGGAGCAGTGGCTCGACTGGATCGCCGCCACCGGATTCGACGGCTGGGAAGAAGCGAGTTGGGAACTCGACCTGGCCCGCTGCGGCGACGACGCCGGCGCTGCCGCCTACGCCAAAGAGCGCGTCGAGAAGGCGAAGAAGCGTGGGCTCGAAATCCTGAGCATCGCCGCCCACCTGCAAGGCCAGGTGCTCGGCGACGAACCTTCGGCCAAAACGCTACAGTTCATCGGCGGCGAAGCGGTCGAGGCCTACGCCGCCTGGCGCAAGGCGGGAAATAATCCCCCTCGCACCGATCCCTTCTTCGTGCCGAGCGACGTCGCGGCGATCGCGCAGAAGCAGGCCACCACGGCACTCGTGAACACGGTGCGTCTCGCTCATCATGTCGGCAAGTTGCAGGATCGTGTGGTGCCGGTCTCCGGTTTCGTCGGTTCGCCGGCCCACTGCTGGAGCCACTGGTTTCTGTTCCCGCCCCTGCCGAGTTCGCTCGGTGGGCACCCGATCCCGAACGTCTACGAAGTCAGCCTCGAGTTGCTCGTCGAGCGGTTCTCGCCCGTGTTCCAGGCCTGCCTGCAGTACGGCACGACCTACGATCTCGAATGCCACCCCAGCGAACGGGCCATGGGCGATATTACCAGTGCCGGCGAATATCTGGCCGCCGTCGATAAAGCGGGGTTCGCCCAGGCAGCCGGCTTCAACTTCGACTGCTCGCACATGGAGTGGCAGGGGGTCTCGGGCATCGACTTCATTCGCGAGTTCGGCGCGCGAATTCACTGCGCCCACATCAAAGGGGTGCAAGTGATCGACGGCTATACCCGCAACGGCCGCCTGGGGGGACACCGCCCGATGGGCGATCGCCACAACGGCTGGAACTTTGTCACCGCCGGCACGGCGCGCGACGCCGCGCCGCTCGAGAAGATCTTCGTCGAGCTCAACCGCGCCGGCTACAGCGGCGGCGTCTCGATCGAGTGGGAAGATAACGACGTCGAGCAACACGCCGGCGCCAAGGCGGCGCTGGCCAACGTCCACCGCGCCGATCAACCGCCGAGCGGCATGCGGCACGACGAGCAGTTGAAGGCTTGA
- a CDS encoding type II toxin-antitoxin system ParD family antitoxin translates to MALQIPTELQAFVNRELRTGRYSSELELVSEALRMLERERQEALAGVLEGMADVEAGRMVPLHEVFDEIRRVLPPEQPT, encoded by the coding sequence ATGGCACTGCAAATTCCCACAGAACTACAAGCATTCGTCAACCGGGAACTTCGCACGGGGCGTTACAGTTCCGAGCTGGAGCTTGTCAGCGAAGCTCTGCGGATGCTGGAGCGCGAACGCCAAGAAGCATTGGCAGGAGTGCTTGAGGGAATGGCAGATGTCGAAGCAGGACGCATGGTTCCTTTGCACGAAGTTTTTGACGAGATCCGGCGTGTCTTGCCCCCCGAGCAGCCGACGTGA